A part of Tessaracoccus timonensis genomic DNA contains:
- a CDS encoding sialidase family protein translates to MAISDDDGVHWRLGKPVEGCDETKVAQLPDGTVVLHSRSTPSRLFAISHDDGETFSPAAADLPDPGCNGGLTTLPNGQLASTLVFPDGGEPIDVDLPDPTGGRGATSGPVWEDRRNLVLRVGHPGGWSDPQVIDPGLAAYSVAVALPDGSVAVAWEYGAYDGIRFERVRVAR, encoded by the coding sequence ATGGCCATCTCCGACGACGACGGCGTGCACTGGCGCCTCGGCAAACCGGTCGAGGGCTGCGACGAGACGAAGGTCGCCCAGCTGCCCGACGGCACCGTCGTCCTGCACAGCCGCAGCACCCCGTCGCGCCTGTTCGCGATCTCGCACGACGACGGTGAGACCTTCAGCCCGGCTGCCGCGGACCTGCCCGACCCCGGCTGCAACGGCGGCCTCACCACGCTCCCGAACGGTCAGCTGGCGAGCACGCTCGTCTTCCCCGACGGTGGGGAACCCATCGACGTGGACCTGCCCGACCCCACCGGGGGACGGGGCGCCACGTCGGGGCCCGTGTGGGAGGACCGCCGCAACCTGGTGCTGCGCGTCGGCCACCCCGGCGGCTGGAGCGATCCGCAGGTCATCGACCCCGGGCTCGCCGCCTACTCGGTGGCCGTGGCGCTGCCCGACGGGTCGGTCGCCGTCGCCTGGGAGTACGGCGCCTACGACGGCATCCGCTTCGAACGGGTGCGTGTGGCTCGCTGA
- a CDS encoding mannitol dehydrogenase family protein encodes MTAVPALTRSQFGRPAAPVRIVHLGLGNFTRAHQAWYTEHAADRDDWGIAAFTGRRPTMAELLTPQDGLYTLVTKGAEGDSYEVISSVSHVHPASDFAALVRYFASPELAVVTSTVTEAGYYRAADGSLDVGDAAVAADLTAVRELLEDGAPSVDDIAALEVITSPVRVMAGLLARRAAGVGALTILPCDNIPDNGEAFGRVVRDAAAATDSSLVDWMGGNVAWATSMVDRITPATTDTEIADVEAAQGYHDAAPVPTEPFSEWVISGEFPAGRPDWESAGVQIVDEVEPYEQRKLWMLNGSHSLMAYAGPILGVETVSEGMANARVRELVQTWWQEAGPGLSVPWEEYAAALVERYENPNIRHLLAQIAADGSQKIAVRIVPTLRRFRGRGEMPSAAVTAVAAWLLHLRGHGAPVKDAAKDKVEELVGGTLEEDAANVLGFVAPDLAGDTELVQAIAAAAEQLLG; translated from the coding sequence ATGACCGCCGTACCCGCCCTCACGCGCAGCCAGTTCGGACGCCCGGCCGCCCCCGTGCGCATCGTCCACCTGGGCCTGGGCAACTTCACCCGCGCCCACCAGGCCTGGTACACCGAGCACGCGGCCGACCGCGACGACTGGGGCATCGCGGCCTTCACCGGCCGCCGCCCCACGATGGCCGAGCTGCTCACCCCCCAGGACGGGCTGTACACCCTGGTCACCAAGGGTGCCGAGGGCGACTCCTACGAGGTCATCTCGTCGGTCTCCCACGTCCACCCGGCCTCAGACTTCGCAGCGCTCGTGCGCTACTTCGCGTCGCCGGAGCTCGCCGTCGTGACCTCCACCGTCACCGAGGCGGGCTACTACCGCGCCGCCGATGGGTCGCTGGACGTGGGCGACGCGGCCGTCGCGGCCGACCTGACCGCCGTCCGCGAGTTGCTCGAGGACGGCGCCCCGTCGGTCGACGACATCGCGGCCCTCGAGGTCATCACCTCCCCGGTCCGCGTCATGGCCGGCCTCCTGGCCCGACGTGCGGCCGGCGTCGGCGCGCTGACGATCCTCCCCTGCGACAACATCCCGGACAACGGCGAGGCGTTCGGCCGAGTCGTCCGCGACGCCGCAGCCGCGACCGACTCGTCGCTGGTGGACTGGATGGGCGGGAACGTCGCCTGGGCCACGTCGATGGTGGACCGCATCACCCCCGCCACGACCGACACCGAGATCGCCGACGTCGAGGCCGCGCAGGGCTACCACGACGCCGCGCCGGTGCCGACCGAGCCGTTCAGCGAGTGGGTCATCAGCGGCGAGTTCCCCGCCGGGCGCCCCGACTGGGAGTCCGCCGGCGTGCAGATCGTCGACGAGGTGGAGCCCTACGAGCAGCGCAAGCTGTGGATGCTCAACGGCTCGCACTCGCTGATGGCCTACGCCGGCCCCATCCTCGGCGTCGAGACCGTCTCCGAGGGCATGGCCAACGCGCGGGTCCGCGAGCTCGTGCAGACCTGGTGGCAGGAGGCCGGCCCCGGCCTCAGCGTCCCGTGGGAGGAGTACGCCGCCGCGCTCGTGGAGCGCTACGAGAACCCGAACATCCGCCACCTGCTCGCGCAGATCGCGGCCGACGGCTCGCAGAAGATCGCCGTGCGCATCGTCCCGACGCTCCGCCGCTTCCGCGGCCGGGGCGAGATGCCGTCGGCGGCCGTGACCGCCGTCGCCGCCTGGCTGCTGCACCTCCGCGGCCACGGCGCGCCCGTCAAGGACGCCGCCAAGGACAAGGTGGAGGAGCTCGTCGGCGGCACCCTCGAGGAGGACGCGGCCAACGTGCTGGGCTTCGTGGCCCCCGACCTCGCCGGCGACACCGAGCTGGTGCAGGCCATCGCCGCCGCGGCGGAGCAGCTGCTCGGCTGA
- the larE gene encoding ATP-dependent sacrificial sulfur transferase LarE, whose protein sequence is MTATDLFIQLRPDLQRIADGVARDIREAAGPRPRVGVAYSGGVDSTVLAALTARAVGTDRTTLLMAVSPSLAKRERRLATRQADQLGLPLVEIETHELDNPKYAANPVDRCYFCKDELFTRLDDDLVGRLRLDAVAYGENLDDAARPDRPGARAAREHRVLHPLASAGATKADVRAIARALGLSSADKPAAPCLASRVPHGEPVTAEKLEQVDAAEDAVLAAGFSDCRVRHHGDIARIEVPSSEFGLIADDDRRERLLAAVRAAGFKHAVVDLAGIQSGAFTLQLLTARPGAA, encoded by the coding sequence ATGACCGCCACCGACCTCTTCATCCAGCTGCGGCCCGACCTGCAGCGGATCGCCGACGGCGTTGCCCGCGACATCCGCGAGGCGGCCGGGCCGCGACCCCGCGTGGGCGTCGCCTACTCCGGCGGCGTCGACTCCACCGTGCTCGCGGCACTGACCGCCCGGGCCGTCGGCACCGACCGCACCACGCTGCTGATGGCGGTGTCCCCGTCGCTGGCCAAGCGCGAGCGGCGCCTCGCCACCCGCCAGGCGGACCAGCTCGGCCTGCCGCTCGTGGAGATCGAGACCCACGAGCTCGACAACCCGAAGTACGCCGCAAACCCCGTCGACCGCTGCTACTTCTGCAAGGACGAGCTCTTCACCCGGCTCGACGACGACCTCGTGGGCCGGCTGCGGCTGGACGCCGTCGCCTACGGCGAGAATCTCGACGACGCCGCCCGCCCCGACCGGCCCGGCGCCCGCGCCGCCCGCGAGCACCGCGTCCTGCACCCCCTCGCCTCGGCGGGCGCGACCAAGGCCGACGTGCGCGCCATCGCCCGCGCGCTCGGGCTGAGCAGCGCCGACAAGCCCGCCGCCCCGTGCCTCGCCAGCCGCGTCCCCCACGGCGAGCCCGTCACCGCGGAGAAGCTGGAGCAGGTGGACGCCGCGGAGGACGCCGTCCTCGCCGCCGGCTTCTCGGACTGCCGCGTCCGACACCACGGCGACATCGCCCGCATCGAGGTGCCCTCGTCGGAGTTCGGGCTCATCGCCGACGACGACCGTCGCGAGCGGTTGCTGGCCGCGGTCCGCGCCGCCGGTTTCAAGCACGCGGTCGTGGACCTCGCCGGCATCCAGTCCGGCGCCTTCACGCTGCAGCTGCTCACCGCGAGGCCGGGTGCGGCATGA
- the larC gene encoding nickel pincer cofactor biosynthesis protein LarC — MHDSHAGGHHHHHPKPAAEAITTADGDIVAPGTVIPAGKLWVDEGAPRRRLWIDASQGASGDMLLAALLDAGADAASVAAVLELVAPGKLHLQWRRVERGPFQAMKVDVIADEVDPPARHLSDIEEMLSVDGVPDETRALALDAFRRLARAEAHVHGMEVEDVHFHEVGALDSIGDMVGVAEAIRTLGIGRATCSVVAVGTGSVRTQHGLLTVPPPAVLELARGWQVEAGGPPEAGELCTPTRLALIRAICDAVEPLPKMTLRNIGVGAGSKVRADRAGVLRATVGDEVVDRPRPSAAEGHAHDDRPASTIHEISANVDDLDPRVWPAVIDRLLDAGAVDAWLVPIIMKKGRPAHTITAIAPADCVDYVADALVTHTSTIGVRITAPMHRRVLERMWIPVQVEGFTVRIKVSGEGSGRTIQQATAEFIDVEQLAEHLGVAQRVALTQAQSVAWAAGLYPGAPWPEEEGGVRR; from the coding sequence ATGCATGACAGCCACGCCGGCGGCCACCACCACCATCACCCGAAGCCCGCGGCCGAGGCGATCACCACCGCCGACGGCGACATCGTCGCGCCGGGCACCGTGATCCCCGCCGGGAAGCTGTGGGTGGACGAGGGCGCGCCCCGCCGCAGGCTCTGGATCGACGCCAGCCAGGGCGCGAGCGGCGACATGCTGCTCGCCGCGCTCCTGGACGCGGGAGCGGACGCGGCCAGCGTCGCCGCGGTGCTGGAGCTCGTGGCACCCGGCAAGCTGCACCTGCAGTGGCGACGGGTGGAGCGGGGCCCGTTCCAGGCGATGAAGGTGGATGTCATCGCCGACGAGGTCGACCCGCCCGCCCGGCACCTGTCGGACATCGAGGAGATGCTGTCGGTCGACGGGGTGCCCGACGAGACCCGCGCGCTCGCGCTCGACGCGTTCCGTCGCCTCGCCCGCGCCGAGGCCCACGTGCACGGCATGGAGGTCGAGGACGTCCACTTCCACGAGGTCGGTGCCCTCGACTCGATCGGCGACATGGTGGGCGTCGCGGAGGCGATCCGCACCCTCGGCATCGGCCGCGCCACCTGCTCGGTCGTCGCCGTCGGCACCGGCTCGGTGCGCACCCAGCACGGCCTCCTCACCGTCCCGCCGCCGGCGGTGCTCGAACTCGCCCGCGGCTGGCAGGTGGAGGCCGGCGGCCCGCCCGAGGCCGGCGAGCTCTGCACCCCCACGAGGCTCGCCCTGATCCGGGCGATCTGCGACGCCGTCGAACCGCTGCCGAAGATGACGCTGCGCAACATCGGCGTCGGCGCCGGTTCCAAGGTCCGCGCCGACCGCGCCGGCGTGCTTCGCGCCACCGTCGGCGACGAGGTCGTCGACAGGCCACGGCCGTCCGCCGCCGAGGGCCACGCCCACGACGACCGCCCGGCGAGCACCATCCACGAGATCTCCGCCAACGTCGACGACCTCGATCCGCGCGTCTGGCCGGCCGTCATCGACCGGCTCCTCGACGCCGGCGCCGTCGACGCCTGGCTGGTCCCCATCATCATGAAGAAGGGGCGGCCCGCCCACACCATCACGGCGATCGCCCCGGCGGACTGCGTCGACTACGTCGCCGACGCGCTCGTCACCCACACGTCGACGATCGGCGTGCGCATCACCGCCCCCATGCACCGGCGCGTCCTCGAGCGGATGTGGATCCCCGTGCAGGTCGAGGGGTTCACCGTGCGCATCAAGGTGTCCGGCGAGGGCTCGGGGCGCACTATCCAGCAGGCCACCGCCGAATTCATCGACGTGGAACAACTCGCCGAACACCTGGGCGTCGCGCAGCGCGTGGCGCTCACCCAGGCACAGTCCGTCGCCTGGGCCGCCGGGCTCTACCCCGGCGCGCCCTGGCCGGAGGAGGAAGGGGGCGTACGGAGATGA
- the uxaC gene encoding glucuronate isomerase yields the protein MSEPLTLHPDRLFPADPKTREIARELYARVADLPIISPHGHVPVQWLADDTPFTDPTTLLLTPDHYTNRLLHSVAGVELEDLGVPVGSPMSPEKSREAFRIFCSNWKVFRGTQVQFWFESQFVDVFGIDVRPSAETADRIYDQILERLGTDEYKPRALYKRFNIDFLATTDDPCDDLAGHQQLVDDPTWDSRVVPTFRPDKYLEPARAGWVELTKQLGGVAGVEIGSYADHLEAMRIRRRYFVDHGAVSSDHSHRDARCARLDDAEAERLFARALAGEITVDEGDALRAHMVNDQARLAVEDGLVMTLHPAVYRNHDTATFERYGADVGGDVPLPVEFASALQPILSEYGNADGFQLVVFTMDETVYSRELAPLAGWYRGMYIGAPWWFIDENDAMMRFRRATTGYGTLHKGSGFIDDTRAFCSIPARHDAARRVDSAYLAGLVAEHRLSLDEAAETAVELVTTQPKRAFKL from the coding sequence ATGTCCGAACCGCTCACCCTGCACCCCGACCGGCTCTTCCCGGCCGACCCGAAGACGCGGGAGATCGCGCGCGAGCTCTACGCCCGGGTCGCCGACCTGCCGATCATCTCCCCCCACGGCCACGTGCCGGTGCAGTGGCTGGCCGACGACACGCCGTTCACCGACCCGACGACGCTGCTGCTGACCCCCGACCACTACACCAACCGGCTCCTGCACAGCGTCGCCGGCGTGGAGCTGGAGGACCTCGGCGTGCCGGTCGGCTCGCCCATGAGCCCCGAGAAGTCGCGTGAGGCGTTCCGCATCTTCTGCTCCAACTGGAAGGTGTTCCGCGGCACCCAGGTGCAGTTCTGGTTCGAGTCGCAGTTCGTCGACGTGTTCGGCATCGACGTGCGGCCCTCCGCCGAGACGGCCGACCGGATCTACGACCAGATCCTCGAGCGCCTGGGCACCGACGAGTACAAGCCCCGCGCGCTGTACAAGCGGTTCAACATCGACTTCCTCGCCACCACCGACGACCCCTGCGACGACCTCGCCGGCCATCAGCAGCTCGTCGACGATCCCACCTGGGACAGCCGGGTGGTGCCGACCTTCCGCCCCGACAAGTACCTCGAGCCCGCCCGCGCCGGCTGGGTGGAGCTGACGAAGCAGCTCGGCGGGGTCGCCGGCGTCGAGATCGGCAGCTACGCCGACCACCTAGAGGCCATGCGCATCCGCCGCCGCTACTTCGTCGACCACGGCGCCGTGTCCTCGGACCACTCGCACCGCGACGCCCGCTGCGCCCGCCTCGACGACGCCGAGGCCGAGCGCCTCTTCGCCCGCGCGCTGGCCGGCGAGATCACCGTCGACGAGGGCGACGCGCTCCGCGCCCACATGGTCAACGACCAGGCCCGCCTGGCCGTCGAGGACGGGCTCGTCATGACCCTGCACCCGGCCGTCTACCGCAACCACGACACCGCCACCTTCGAGCGCTACGGCGCCGACGTCGGCGGCGACGTGCCACTCCCGGTGGAGTTTGCGAGCGCGCTGCAGCCGATCCTCTCCGAGTACGGCAACGCCGACGGCTTCCAGCTCGTCGTCTTCACCATGGACGAGACGGTCTACTCCCGCGAGCTCGCGCCGCTGGCCGGGTGGTACCGCGGCATGTACATCGGCGCCCCCTGGTGGTTCATCGACGAGAACGACGCCATGATGCGCTTCCGCCGCGCCACCACCGGCTACGGCACGCTGCACAAGGGCTCCGGCTTCATCGACGACACCCGCGCGTTCTGTTCCATCCCGGCGCGCCACGACGCCGCCCGCCGCGTCGACTCGGCGTACCTCGCCGGGCTCGTCGCCGAGCACCGCCTGAGCCTCGACGAGGCGGCCGAGACCGCCGTCGAGCTCGTCACCACCCAGCCCAAGCGCGCCTTCAAGCTCTGA
- a CDS encoding LacI family DNA-binding transcriptional regulator, with translation MTDNEVPAETPVRRKKVTIYDIARVAGVAPSTVSRTFARPGRVNADTAERIRATAQELGYRAKPLTQNKAGVATNTLGFVVADVANPVFAHIMKGFQNEAAEHGYSVLLIDTREDAKIERESISRLAPLVDGLVLGASRLSDSAITQIVKVRPVASVNRIIAGLPSIVADTPRGMRRLVEHLASLGHTRFTYIAGPAASWADGVRWRAVSEACHELNLVVRRIGPYSPSLDGGVAAAAAWMEHPTSAVIGYNDMMAIGFMKSVQRSGLRVPQDVSVAGVDNSIPSVLTTPTLTSVAPSTSQIGMRAARALITQLRHRSAPSAETIVVPMDLHLRDSVGPARPTTHLPRQKME, from the coding sequence ATGACGGACAACGAGGTTCCGGCCGAGACCCCGGTACGCAGGAAGAAAGTCACCATCTACGACATCGCCCGCGTCGCCGGGGTGGCGCCGTCGACGGTGTCCCGCACCTTCGCGCGCCCCGGCCGCGTGAACGCCGACACCGCGGAGCGCATCCGCGCCACGGCGCAGGAGCTCGGCTACCGCGCCAAACCGTTGACGCAGAACAAGGCCGGCGTCGCGACGAACACGCTCGGCTTCGTGGTCGCCGACGTCGCCAACCCCGTCTTCGCGCACATCATGAAGGGCTTCCAGAACGAGGCCGCCGAGCACGGCTACTCGGTCCTGCTGATCGACACCCGCGAGGACGCGAAGATCGAGCGCGAGAGCATCAGCCGGCTCGCGCCGCTCGTCGACGGGCTCGTCCTGGGCGCGTCCCGGCTGAGCGACTCCGCGATCACCCAGATCGTGAAGGTCCGGCCGGTCGCCTCCGTCAACCGCATCATCGCGGGCCTGCCCTCCATCGTCGCCGACACCCCGCGCGGGATGCGCCGCCTCGTCGAGCACCTAGCCTCGCTAGGACACACGCGCTTCACCTACATCGCCGGTCCCGCCGCGTCCTGGGCCGACGGGGTCCGCTGGCGCGCGGTGTCGGAGGCGTGCCACGAGCTCAACCTCGTCGTGCGCCGCATCGGTCCCTACTCCCCGTCGCTCGACGGGGGGGTCGCCGCGGCGGCCGCCTGGATGGAGCACCCCACGTCGGCGGTGATCGGCTACAACGACATGATGGCCATCGGCTTCATGAAGTCCGTGCAGCGCTCAGGCCTCCGCGTGCCGCAAGACGTGTCGGTCGCCGGCGTGGACAACTCGATCCCGTCGGTGCTCACCACGCCGACGCTCACGAGCGTCGCCCCGTCGACGAGCCAGATCGGCATGCGCGCGGCGCGTGCCCTCATCACCCAGCTGCGACATCGCTCCGCCCCGAGCGCGGAGACGATCGTCGTCCCCATGGATTTGCACCTGAGGGACAGCGTCGGACCGGCCCGTCCGACGACACACCTACCCCGCCAGAAGATGGAGTGA
- the larB gene encoding nickel pincer cofactor biosynthesis protein LarB produces MSVATLDFDRYARRGYPEAVLCQGKSVAQVVEITRAWRERAAEQDLGTVLFTRVSPEQAEVVLAELPDAHHDETSSLIAWPAEPPRPTGGRVVVCAGTADLRVAREATLTARYLGREVTEVVDVGVAGLDRILAKRDVLRSADVVVAVAGMDAALVPVVAGLVACPVVAVPTSVGYGVAFEGVSALLSMLNSCSPGVGVVNIDNGYGAGHLAAQIAAPKDRPHA; encoded by the coding sequence ATGAGCGTCGCCACCCTCGACTTCGACCGCTACGCCCGCCGCGGTTACCCCGAGGCGGTGCTCTGCCAGGGCAAGTCCGTCGCCCAGGTCGTCGAGATCACGCGGGCCTGGCGCGAGCGCGCCGCCGAGCAGGACCTCGGCACGGTGCTCTTCACCCGCGTGAGCCCGGAGCAGGCGGAGGTCGTCCTCGCCGAGCTGCCGGACGCCCACCACGACGAGACCTCGTCGCTGATCGCCTGGCCTGCCGAGCCGCCGCGCCCGACCGGCGGCCGCGTCGTCGTCTGTGCCGGCACGGCGGACCTGCGCGTCGCCCGCGAGGCCACCCTCACCGCCCGCTACCTCGGGCGCGAGGTCACCGAGGTCGTCGACGTCGGCGTGGCGGGACTCGACCGCATCCTCGCCAAGCGCGACGTGCTCCGCTCGGCCGACGTGGTCGTCGCCGTCGCCGGCATGGACGCGGCCCTCGTGCCCGTCGTCGCCGGCCTCGTCGCCTGCCCCGTCGTCGCGGTGCCCACCTCCGTCGGCTACGGCGTCGCCTTCGAGGGCGTCTCCGCGCTGCTCTCCATGCTCAACTCCTGCTCCCCCGGCGTCGGTGTGGTCAACATCGACAACGGCTACGGCGCAGGCCACCTCGCCGCCCAGATCGCCGCCCCGAAGGACCGACCCCATGCATGA